The following coding sequences are from one Saprospiraceae bacterium window:
- a CDS encoding 3-hydroxyacyl-CoA dehydrogenase/enoyl-CoA hydratase family protein, whose product MVTRKIRKIAVLGSGLMGSGIALHFAGSGFDVLLLDLKSEGEKPNSIVQNALQKSVSTKPSNVLHQSALSRIQTGNFDDDLVKLKEVDWIIEVVVENLDIKKSLYEKIEKFRRNSTIITSNTSGIPIHLLVEGRTEDFKKSFCGTHFFNPPRYLKLVEIIPTRDTDPQLVSFLMDFCNRFLGKQTILCKDTPAFIANRLGVVSMAKAFEITQELGLSISDVDKLSGPTLGRPKSGTFRLTDLVGLDTAMFVIQGLKKNCPQDKMLQSLKVPSFIDHLISQKWFGDKSGKGFYLKTSEKNEEGKPIIHALQLDSLEYKLDKKQNLESLQISKQIEDLPRRIKSILQAKDAGALFVKKSLGFTLAYAAQCFPEISNTLYAMDMAMRNGFAWEKGPFQYWDIVGLQQGVQLITESGSEVAGWINEMQENGFKSFYEFQNGVEFCYNPLTKKYEQIPGQEEQIQLNLLAGEKTVYKNDELSLIDIGDGVLCAEFKSKYNAIGEGILRGLQESVRITEEQNWKGLVIGNNAANFSVGANLMLIGMLAFQQEYDQLNMAVNLFQQTSMRLRYSAIPVVMATQGYVFGGGVEFLMHCDASICSAESYIGLVEVGIGVIPGGGGTKEFAVRLSDQMKEGEVIIPQLIDKFKTIATASVATSAFEAYDYGYLISGRDIVNMNTGTSIYRAKEKVLELSTYYTPRSARQDILVLGKSGLGALYAAAHSLYRGSYASEHDIKIAHKVAQVLCGGELSSAQKVSEQYLLDLEREAFMSLCTEPKTLARIQHMLEKNKPLRN is encoded by the coding sequence ATGGTTACGAGAAAGATAAGAAAAATTGCAGTACTGGGATCGGGTCTGATGGGTTCAGGAATAGCCTTACATTTTGCCGGATCGGGATTCGATGTTCTGCTTTTGGATCTGAAATCAGAGGGTGAGAAACCAAACAGTATCGTACAAAATGCTTTACAAAAATCTGTATCAACAAAACCTTCTAATGTATTACACCAAAGTGCATTATCTAGAATTCAAACCGGCAACTTTGATGATGATTTAGTGAAACTGAAAGAAGTAGATTGGATCATAGAAGTAGTAGTTGAAAATTTGGATATCAAAAAATCACTATACGAAAAGATAGAAAAATTCAGACGAAATTCAACAATTATCACTTCCAATACCTCCGGAATTCCAATTCACCTTCTGGTGGAAGGAAGAACGGAAGACTTCAAAAAAAGCTTTTGTGGTACACATTTTTTTAACCCACCTCGATATCTTAAACTGGTGGAAATCATTCCAACACGAGACACTGATCCGCAACTGGTTTCTTTTCTCATGGATTTTTGCAACAGATTTTTGGGGAAGCAAACTATACTCTGCAAGGATACTCCCGCTTTTATAGCAAACAGATTGGGAGTTGTTTCAATGGCAAAAGCATTTGAAATCACTCAAGAACTTGGCTTGAGCATATCTGATGTAGATAAATTATCGGGGCCTACACTTGGAAGACCCAAGTCAGGTACATTTCGATTGACCGATCTTGTTGGATTAGATACAGCTATGTTTGTCATTCAAGGATTGAAAAAAAATTGTCCCCAAGACAAAATGCTTCAGTCTCTGAAAGTTCCTTCTTTTATCGACCATTTGATTTCACAAAAATGGTTTGGAGACAAATCCGGAAAAGGATTTTATTTGAAAACTTCCGAAAAGAACGAGGAAGGAAAACCAATCATTCATGCGTTGCAACTGGATAGTCTAGAATATAAGCTTGACAAAAAGCAAAATCTTGAAAGTCTGCAAATATCAAAACAAATAGAAGACTTGCCAAGAAGGATAAAATCCATCCTTCAGGCAAAAGACGCAGGAGCATTATTTGTAAAAAAATCACTTGGATTTACCTTAGCATATGCTGCTCAGTGTTTCCCAGAAATCAGTAATACATTATACGCCATGGATATGGCGATGCGCAATGGATTTGCCTGGGAAAAAGGACCTTTTCAATATTGGGATATTGTCGGCTTGCAACAAGGCGTACAACTCATCACGGAGTCTGGTTCAGAAGTCGCCGGATGGATCAATGAAATGCAAGAAAATGGTTTTAAAAGTTTCTACGAGTTCCAAAATGGAGTTGAATTCTGCTATAATCCACTCACTAAAAAATATGAACAAATACCGGGGCAAGAAGAACAAATTCAATTGAATCTTTTGGCAGGTGAAAAAACAGTTTACAAAAATGATGAACTCAGCTTGATAGATATCGGAGATGGTGTATTGTGCGCAGAATTTAAATCAAAGTACAATGCGATCGGTGAAGGTATTCTGAGGGGATTACAAGAAAGTGTTCGCATTACGGAAGAACAAAACTGGAAAGGACTGGTCATCGGTAATAATGCAGCGAATTTCAGCGTGGGAGCTAATCTGATGTTGATCGGGATGTTGGCATTTCAGCAAGAATATGATCAACTGAATATGGCGGTAAATTTGTTTCAGCAAACATCCATGAGGTTGAGATATTCTGCTATACCAGTTGTCATGGCAACCCAAGGATATGTTTTTGGTGGTGGAGTAGAATTTCTGATGCACTGTGATGCTTCGATTTGTTCAGCCGAATCATACATAGGTCTGGTAGAAGTAGGCATAGGAGTGATACCCGGAGGTGGTGGAACTAAAGAATTTGCAGTGCGACTTTCGGATCAAATGAAAGAAGGAGAAGTGATAATTCCGCAATTGATTGACAAATTCAAAACCATTGCAACAGCCTCCGTTGCGACCTCAGCATTTGAAGCCTATGATTATGGTTATTTAATTTCAGGCAGAGACATTGTAAATATGAATACCGGTACCAGCATTTATCGCGCAAAAGAAAAAGTGCTAGAGCTTTCTACTTATTACACTCCAAGGTCAGCCAGACAGGACATCCTCGTTCTGGGAAAATCAGGCCTTGGAGCATTATACGCTGCTGCACATAGTTTATATCGCGGATCATATGCAAGTGAACACGATATAAAAATAGCACATAAAGTGGCACAGGTCTTGTGCGGAGGAGAACTCAGCTCAGCACAAAAAGTAAGTGAACAGTATCTGCTTGATCTTGAAAGAGAAGCCTTCATGAGTTTGTGCACAGAACCAAAAACTCTGGCAAGAATCCAACACATGTTAGAAAAAAACAAACCCCTTCGAAATTAA
- a CDS encoding PspC domain-containing protein, whose protein sequence is MNKILHINVGGYPFSIDIDAYEKLDHYLATLEQHFSKSEGCKEIMHDIESRMGELFKEGINGGSIVTLPLVEKCIGIMGTADNFTSDAEHDFKSDTHESNPRTKEGWGIKTGKKLFRDMENAKFMGVCSGITQYFGIQDVVWVRLAFALGVLGGGFTVPLYLILWMIVPEARTSADRLNMAGQPINVQNIARKAEEELDKLTDKFEDWRESKRKRKKKWYQNKY, encoded by the coding sequence ATGAATAAAATACTTCACATCAACGTAGGAGGCTACCCTTTCTCAATTGACATTGATGCCTACGAAAAGCTGGATCATTATCTGGCTACGCTGGAACAACACTTCTCTAAGTCTGAAGGATGCAAAGAAATCATGCACGACATTGAATCCCGTATGGGAGAACTTTTTAAAGAAGGTATCAATGGCGGTTCAATAGTCACTCTCCCATTAGTAGAAAAATGCATAGGAATAATGGGCACTGCTGACAATTTTACTTCTGATGCAGAACATGATTTCAAATCAGATACGCATGAATCCAATCCAAGGACCAAAGAAGGATGGGGAATTAAAACGGGCAAAAAATTATTTCGCGATATGGAGAATGCGAAATTCATGGGAGTTTGTTCAGGCATAACTCAATACTTTGGCATTCAGGATGTTGTGTGGGTCAGACTGGCTTTTGCACTGGGAGTGTTAGGAGGAGGTTTTACGGTGCCACTCTATCTGATACTTTGGATGATTGTACCTGAAGCACGCACCTCAGCGGATAGACTTAATATGGCAGGACAGCCAATCAACGTTCAAAATATAGCGCGAAAAGCTGAAGAAGAACTGGACAAACTTACAGATAAATTTGAAGATTGGCGCGAGAGCAAACGCAAACGCAAAAAAAAGTGGTACCAAAATAAATATTAA
- a CDS encoding PadR family transcriptional regulator: MKMENTIAQMKKGVLDMCILSILRSEEAYPSDIIQKLRKADLIVVEGTLYPILSRLKNSGLLVYNWQESNAGPPRKYFKITEEGQIALDHLVESWNQFVNGVNQSIKKPITNE, encoded by the coding sequence ATGAAAATGGAAAATACTATAGCTCAAATGAAGAAGGGTGTGCTCGACATGTGCATCCTCTCCATCCTGAGGTCTGAAGAAGCCTACCCTTCTGACATTATTCAGAAGTTGAGAAAGGCAGATCTCATCGTAGTTGAAGGGACATTGTATCCCATTCTAAGCCGACTCAAAAACAGCGGCTTGTTAGTCTATAACTGGCAAGAGTCCAATGCAGGACCGCCAAGAAAATATTTTAAAATCACTGAAGAAGGTCAAATAGCACTTGATCACCTCGTAGAATCCTGGAACCAATTTGTTAACGGTGTAAACCAATCAATCAAAAAACCAATCACAAATGAATAA
- a CDS encoding radical SAM protein, which yields MDTFQYLYNQLKERPGYLSIQLSMQEPKVILITPPFTQLNTPYPATAYLKGFLNTKGISSLQWDLSIELALKIFCKDGLTRVFELIQNIGEPGFEKEDVYQNRYHFIDQIDAVISFLQSKNPSFAYRIVRGDYFELADLNLDENDLNVSFGYMGLQDKAKYISSALIAKLSRFITDNLDPHFGLSRYAESLSSCVHSMDDLYSALLDESGLIDTLIEELLDQKTEVLKTSNLVAITVPFPGNLYSALRCAQYIKLRFPSIKLALGGGYVNTELRSLSDKRIFEFVDFISFDAGETALLQIINYIDGSIPVELLKRTMICDSQGMRWVDGSLFRDVNAEESGTPDYSDLRIHDYISVLEVVNPMHSLWSDGYWNKLTMANGCYWKKCTFCDVSLPYISDYIPHDAALLCDRVEKLIQDNSCSGFHFVDEAAPPALMKRFSEEILRRNIQISWWTNIRFEKSFNYELCELLRESGCIAVTGGLEVASDRLLKLINKGVSVVQVARVMDAFAASGIMVHAYLMYGFPTQTEQETVDSLEMVRQMFELGILQSAHWHRFALTVHSPVACEPEKYKILVSTDSSSNFANNELEYKEPHGIDHSRYGEGLRKSLFNFMHGSGIDFDLQAWFDFNIPRTTISPDFIANAIETEA from the coding sequence ATGGATACCTTTCAATATCTTTACAATCAGTTAAAGGAAAGACCAGGATATCTTTCCATACAGCTATCCATGCAAGAGCCAAAAGTAATTTTAATCACTCCCCCTTTTACACAGCTGAACACTCCTTATCCCGCTACAGCATACCTCAAGGGTTTTTTGAACACAAAGGGTATTTCATCTTTGCAATGGGATCTTAGCATAGAGCTAGCCCTCAAAATATTTTGCAAGGATGGTCTGACAAGAGTGTTTGAACTTATTCAAAATATTGGTGAACCGGGATTTGAAAAAGAAGATGTTTATCAAAATCGATACCATTTTATTGACCAAATTGATGCTGTCATTTCCTTTCTCCAATCCAAAAACCCAAGCTTTGCTTATCGCATAGTGCGAGGTGATTATTTTGAATTGGCTGATTTAAATTTGGATGAAAATGATCTCAATGTTAGTTTTGGATACATGGGTTTGCAAGACAAAGCCAAGTATATCTCGAGTGCGCTCATAGCCAAGCTGAGCAGATTCATTACCGATAACTTAGATCCGCATTTCGGGCTCAGCAGGTATGCAGAGAGTTTGAGCTCTTGTGTACATAGTATGGATGATCTGTACTCAGCATTGCTTGATGAAAGCGGTTTGATAGATACTCTTATAGAAGAATTACTGGATCAAAAAACTGAAGTTTTAAAGACTTCGAATCTTGTCGCAATTACGGTACCTTTTCCGGGAAATTTATATTCTGCACTCAGATGTGCACAATATATCAAATTGAGATTCCCTTCGATTAAGCTTGCACTGGGAGGTGGATACGTCAATACGGAACTGCGATCACTTAGCGACAAAAGAATATTTGAATTTGTGGATTTCATCAGCTTTGACGCAGGTGAAACGGCACTCTTACAGATAATAAATTATATTGATGGGTCTATTCCTGTCGAACTTTTGAAACGCACGATGATTTGTGATTCGCAGGGAATGAGATGGGTGGATGGCAGTCTTTTTAGGGATGTGAATGCTGAAGAATCTGGTACTCCTGATTATTCAGATCTTCGTATCCACGATTATATTTCAGTACTCGAAGTGGTCAATCCCATGCATAGTCTGTGGAGTGATGGTTACTGGAATAAGCTCACGATGGCAAATGGCTGCTATTGGAAAAAATGCACCTTTTGTGACGTAAGTTTACCTTACATCAGTGATTATATACCGCATGATGCAGCCTTACTTTGCGACAGAGTGGAAAAGCTCATTCAGGATAATTCTTGCTCTGGATTTCACTTTGTGGATGAAGCTGCTCCACCCGCGTTGATGAAAAGATTTAGTGAAGAGATTTTGAGAAGAAATATTCAAATTTCTTGGTGGACCAACATTCGATTCGAAAAAAGCTTCAATTACGAACTCTGTGAACTCCTCCGGGAAAGTGGTTGTATCGCAGTCACTGGAGGCCTGGAAGTGGCCTCTGATAGATTATTGAAGTTGATCAATAAAGGTGTTAGTGTGGTCCAAGTAGCACGAGTCATGGATGCTTTTGCAGCATCAGGTATCATGGTTCATGCTTATTTGATGTATGGTTTTCCCACACAGACGGAACAGGAGACGGTGGATTCACTAGAAATGGTCAGACAAATGTTTGAATTGGGGATATTGCAATCCGCACATTGGCACCGCTTTGCTCTCACTGTTCATAGTCCGGTAGCTTGTGAACCGGAAAAATATAAAATTCTAGTAAGCACCGATTCCTCAAGCAATTTTGCTAATAATGAATTAGAATATAAGGAACCACATGGAATCGACCATTCCAGATATGGAGAAGGCCTAAGAAAGTCACTCTTTAATTTTATGCACGGCTCCGGCATCGATTTTGATTTGCAAGCCTGGTTTGATTTTAATATTCCCCGCACTACCATCTCTCCCGATTTTATAGCAAATGCAATAGAGACAGAGGCTTGA